From a region of the Sorex araneus isolate mSorAra2 chromosome 10, mSorAra2.pri, whole genome shotgun sequence genome:
- the CCER1 gene encoding coiled-coil domain-containing glutamate-rich protein 1 translates to MTQIPDQRENPLNLGGGGWAASMPFPTWSSCQQRRGGAPTYKQRCSYRPKAEYEPPRKKAKPPPGLGPWCPPPRWPYWALYSNWGHWSGPWHPPPAGFRKPPARVPVFWLCGPHPRCPCCCSCWRGPRTPVWRRAPGRKKRWGRRGRWLRRPARRASPTNPPVDLSKLLRPVNLYGWRAPGMRAPRNTTQFIMNQIYEDMRQQEELERQRQAERALRGGAGGTPPAGGGEDDDQLPASLFSFMQEPSLVFSPDPHQEEEEEEEEEEEEEGEEEEEHKRCCEECGEKDSESEEQEEEEEEEEEDGAGEEVDEEAEAGGEEEVDYGDDDFMEEGEEEEFEEEEVEVEGEEEEMGEEEEEEQEQRGEENHLPLEMPLSILVGAEEERENFINCTYFSPENMHQVSQDLFRVQDINC, encoded by the exons ATGACCCAGATCCCGGACCAGAGGGAGAACCCTCTCAACCTGGGCGGCGGCGGCTGGGCAGCCTCGATGCCGTTTCCCACCTGGTCTTCCTGCCAGCAGAGGCGCGGGGGCGCCCCGACGTACAAGCAGCGCTGCAGCTACCGTCCCAAGGCCGAGTACGAGCCCCCGAGAAAAAAGGCGAAGCCACCGCCCGGCCTGGGCCCCTGGTGTCCGCCACCCCGCTGGCCCTACTGGGCCCTGTACTCCaactgggggcactggagtggcccctggcacccACCTCCCGCGGGGTTCCGCAAGCCGCCCGCCCGCGTGCCCGTGTTCTGGCTGTGCGGCCCGCACCCGCGCTgcccctgctgctgctcctgctggcgCGGCCCGCGCACCCCGGTCTGGCGCCGGGCCCCGGGCCGCAAGAAGCGCTGGGGTCGCCGGGGCCGCTGGCTGCGCCGCCCAGCGCGCCGCGCCAGCCCCACCAACCCGCCCGTGGACCTGAGCAAGCTGCTGCGGCCCGTCAACCTGTACGGCTGGCGGGCGCCGGGCATGCGGGCGCCGCGCAACACCACCCAGTTCATCATGAACCAGATCTACGAGGACATGCGGcagcaggaggagctggagcggcAGCGGCAGGCCGAGCGGGCGCTGCGGGGCGGCGCCGGGGGCACGCCCCCTGCCGGCGGCGGCGAGGACGACGACCAGCTGCCCGCGTCTCTGTTCAGTTTCATGCAGGAGCCCTCGCTGGTCTTCAGCCCCGACCCCCACCAG gaggaagaagaagaggaggaggaggaggaggaggaggaaggggaggaggaggaggagcataAGAGGTGCTGTGAGGAGTGCGGTGAGAAAGACTCTGAGagtgaggagcaggaggaggaagaagaggaggaagaggaggatggagCGGGAGAGGAGGTGGATGAAGAGGCAGAAGCCGGTGGAGAAGAGGAGGTTGACTATGGAGATGATGACTTTatggaagagggggaggaagaggagtttgaagaggaagaggtggaggttgagggggaagaggaggagatgggggaggaagaggaagaagagcaggAGCAGAGGGGGGAAGAGAATCATTTACCTCTGGAAATGCCTTTATCAATCCTAGTTGGGgctgaagaagagagagagaactttatAAACTGTACTTATTTTAGCCCAGAAAACATGCACCAAGTATCTCAGGACCTTTTCAGGGTACAGGACATTAACTGTTAG